In Chitinophaga oryzae, the sequence CCAGCACTACCTGGAGCTGCCCACCTCTATTTTTGGTGGTAACCCTACCAAGGTAGGCGTGGCCAACACTTCCAACGCCGCCTTTGGGCTTAACCAGAACATCTTCACCCGTGACCTGTTACTGGCCTCCAACACGGCCAAGGCTGTACGAAAACAAAGTAAGCAGAACACCGTCCGCAACCAGATTGATGTGGTGGCCGATGTCAGCAAGGCTTATTATGACATTCTGCTGACCAACCAGCAGATACAGGTATTGGATGAAGACATCATAAGGCTGGAACGCAGCCTCAAAGATGCCCGTAACCAGTATGAAAGCGGTACTGTGGACAAGATCGACTACAAGCGCGCCAGCATCTCGCTGAACAATGCACGCGCCCAGCAGAAGTCGGCCCGTGAACTGCTCACCGCCAAACAGGTGTACCTGAAACAGCTGATGGGGTATCCGGAAAGCGCCGGTAATGTACCGCTGGCCTACGATACCACACAGATGCTGCAACTGGTGACGGGAGAAGACACCACGCTTACTTCCGATTACCAGAACAGGATCGAGTATCAACAGCTGCAAACACAACAAAGCCTGCAGAAAGCCAACCTGCAATACAATAAATGGAGCTTCCTGCCTTCCGTGTCGGCTTTTGTGAATTACAACTTCGCCTGGCAGAACCAGACCTTCAGCAAATTGTACAGCACCGACTATCCTAACTCGCTGCTGGGGCTGAAACTGTCGCTCCCCATTTTCCAGGGCGGTAAGCGGATACATAATATCAAAATGGCTGAGCTGCAGCTGCAGCGCATCGACTGGGATTTCGCTACGCTGAAGAACCAGATCAATACACAGTATGCGCAGGCGATGGCCACCTATAAAAGTAACCTGAACGATTTCAATACGCTGAAAGAAAACGTGGCGATGGCGCAGGACGTCTATAACATGCTGCAACTGCAATACAAGGAAGGCATCAAGACTTACCTCGATGTGTTGATTTCAGAAACAGACCTGCGCACGGCGCAACTGAGTTATTACAACGCTATGTACCAGGTGCTGTCCAGCAAGATAGACCTGCAAAAAGCATTAGGAACCTTAACTGCTAATTATTAAATGGTAACCGGATCGGATATGAAAAAAATGAACCACTTTGTCTTAATCAGCGCTACCGGCCTGTTGGGCTTCGCCGCCTGTAAAGGGCCAGCCCAGAAAGGAGCGCCAGCCATGCCCCCTACATCGGTTAATATTACGGAGGCATCCGAAGCGCCGGCCGTTTATTATGATAAATTCCCCGCTACCGTCACCGCACTGAATAATGTAGAGCTGCGTTCCCAGGTAGCCGGTTTTATCACCGGTATCTTCTTTAAGGATGGTGAAGTTGTGCAGCAAGGAAAACCCCTGTATGAAATAGACCGCCGCAAATACCAGGCTGCCTATCTTCAGGCAGAAGCCAATATCGCCAGCGCGAGGGCTAACTACAACAGGGCCAAAAAAGATGACGAACGTTATAAGCGTCTTGCCGAGCAGGATGCGGTAGCCCGTCAGATCCTGGACAATGCAGAAGCTTCCCTGGAAACTACCCGCAGCGCCCTGGCAGCGGCAGAAGCCAACCTGGCGGCTGTTCGCACCGATCTGGACTATTCCCTCGTGAAAGCGCCGTTCACCGGCCGC encodes:
- a CDS encoding TolC family protein, which translates into the protein MKRAFYFLAAACGIMLSPPLDAQQPADSVLTSATLQDCIRYALAHQPVLKQSQLDEAITDRTVKSKLADWYPQINLDYNIQHYLELPTSIFGGNPTKVGVANTSNAAFGLNQNIFTRDLLLASNTAKAVRKQSKQNTVRNQIDVVADVSKAYYDILLTNQQIQVLDEDIIRLERSLKDARNQYESGTVDKIDYKRASISLNNARAQQKSARELLTAKQVYLKQLMGYPESAGNVPLAYDTTQMLQLVTGEDTTLTSDYQNRIEYQQLQTQQSLQKANLQYNKWSFLPSVSAFVNYNFAWQNQTFSKLYSTDYPNSLLGLKLSLPIFQGGKRIHNIKMAELQLQRIDWDFATLKNQINTQYAQAMATYKSNLNDFNTLKENVAMAQDVYNMLQLQYKEGIKTYLDVLISETDLRTAQLSYYNAMYQVLSSKIDLQKALGTLTANY